The Hemibagrus wyckioides isolate EC202008001 linkage group LG12, SWU_Hwy_1.0, whole genome shotgun sequence genome includes a window with the following:
- the pip5k1aa gene encoding phosphatidylinositol-4-phosphate 5-kinase, type I, alpha, a, which produces MATAGPVPPEGANSNRPAGTLRMASVEGQTSLSSSQTNKRTIGHRGIDPTGETTYKKTTSSALKGAIQLGIAHTVGSLSQKPERDVLMQDFEVVESIFFPSEGSNLTPGHHHGDFRFKTYAPIAFRYFREMFGIRSDDYLYSLCNDPLIELSNPGASGSLFYVSSDDEFIIKTVQHKEAEFLQKLLPGYFMNLNQNKRTLLPKFYGLYCIQAGGKNIRIVVMNNLLPRAVPMHLKYDLKGSTYKRRASPKERTKSLPTYKDLDFIQDLPDGLLLEADHYSALCKTIQRDCLLLQSFKIMDYSLLVGIHNVDRAGEEASTPAPDQKKNQGQKPLYCTTMEAIQGEVKGKAAPQCTESTGGMPAHSPKGERLLIFIGIIDILQSYRFVKKLEHSWKALVHDGDTVSVHRPGFYAERFKKFMCSTVFRTSSSKALPPKKTRGATAVQRKANATVAGQTQQGQSSGMVAQTSAGQTHPDEEWTLIHSDSAGSPTSETPGSGENDPDLISSPGASDLADESLSREE; this is translated from the exons ATGGCTACAGCTGGTCCAGTCCCTCCCGAGGGAGCCAACTCCAACA GACCTGCTGGAACTCTAAGGATGGCGTCTGTTGAA GGCCAGACCTCTTTGAGTTCATCGCAGACCAATAAGAGAACCATCGGTCATCGTGGGATTGACCCTACAGGGGAGACTACGTACAAAAAG ACAACTTCATCTGCCCTGAAAGGTGCGATCCAGCTGGGCATTGCACACACCGTGGGCAGCTTGAGCCAGAAGCCAGAGAGAGATGTTCTCATGCAGGATTTTGAAGTAGTGGAGAGTATTTTCTTTCCCAG tgAGGGCAGTAATTTAACCCCTGGACATCACCATGGCGATTTCAGGTTTAAAACCTATGCTCCAATCGCCTTCCGCTACTTCCGAGAGATGTTTGGGATTCGTTCTGATGACTATCTT TATTCCCTGTGTAACGATCCCCTGATAGAGCTGTCAAACCCTGGGGCCAGCGGGTCTCTCTTTTACGTCTCCAGTGATGATGAGTTCATCATTAAAACTGTCCAGCACAAGGAGGCAGAGTTTCTGCAAAAATTACTACCTGGGTACTTTATG AACCTGAACCAGAACAAGCGTACACTGCTGCCCAAGTTCTATGGCCTCTACTGCATTCAGGCCGGAGGGAAGAACATCCGCATTGTAGTAATGAACAACCTGCTGCCTCGTGCTGTCCCCATGCACCTTAAATATGACCTGAAAGGCTCCACATACAAGCGCCGTGCCTCACCTAAAGAGAGAACGAAGAGCCTTCCCACCTATAAAGACTTGGACTTCATCCAGGACCTGCCCGATGGCCTACTACTGGAGGCAGATCATTACAGCGCACTATGCAAGACCATCCAACGAGACTGCCTG TTGCTGCAGAGCTTTAAGATCATGGACTACAGTCTACTCGTGGGGATTCACAATGTGGACCGGGCAGGAGAAGAGGCATCCACGCCAGCACCTGATCAGAAGAAGAATCAGGGTCAGAAACCCCTCTACTGCACAACCATGGAGGCGATCCAGGGAGAGGTCAAGGGCAAGGCTGCTCCACAGTGCACTGAGAG CACGGGAGGAATGCCAGCTCATAGCCCAAAGGGGGAAAGGTTGCTGATTTTTATTGGCATCATCGACATTCTCCAGTCCTACAG gttcGTGAAAAAATTGGAGCATTCGTGGAAAGCCTTGGTTCATGATGGG GATACAGTGTCAGTACACAGGCCTGGCTTCTACGCAGAGCGCTTCAAGAAGTTCATGTGCAGCACGGTTTTCAGGACGTCTTCGT CAAAAGCATTGCCTCCTAAGAAGACGCGCGGAGCCACTGCAGTACAACGCAAGGCTAACGCCACAGTGGCTGGACAAACCCAGCAGGGTCAGTCGTCGGGTATGGTAGCACAGACGAGCGCAGGACAAACTCATCCAGACGAGGAGTGGACTCTGATACATAGCGACAGCGCCGGGTCTCCCACCTCAGAGACACCAGGAAGTGGAG AAAACGACCCTGACCTCATTAGTAGCCCTGGTGCAAGCGACTTAGCCGATGAATCACTCTCGAG AGAGGAATAG